GAAGAACGCGGGCCTTGACGATCTCGCCCTCTTCGATGTTCGTGAGGGTGTCTTCGTACATGCCCAGCATCACTTCGTACTCTTCGGCCGTGTACTCGTCTTCGTCGAAGAGGTCGGCGCGGATGTTCATCTCCCGCGCGCGGTCGGCGATCTGCTGGGTGGTCAGCTCGCTGCCGAAGCGGCGCGGCGCCACGAGGACGTTACCGTCCTCCTCGGCGTCGACTGCGTCGGCGGAGAAGGGCTCGTTGATCTGGTCGACCATGGGTGTGGGGATCCTTTTGCACGTTCCGCCGCGTCGCGGATGGCCTCACGCGTCGCGGCGATCGGTTGGGGTGGATGGGACGGGTGGGGCGAATTCCCCGGAAAACGCAGAAAGTTACGTCGTTGCGCGAGTTGCGTCAATCCCCGGCGCGCTCGCGCGCGAGCCGCACGACCGCCTCCACCTGCGCCTCGAACGTCAGCTCCGTGGTGTCCAGCACCACGGCATCGTCCGCCTGGAGCAGGGGCGCCACCGCGCGGCCGGAGTCGATGGCGTCGCGGCCCTGGAGACGCGCCGCCTCCGCCACGATCTCGTCGTCCGAGAGCTCCGCGTCTCCCCGCTCCCGCAGCCTCCGGCGGGCCCGCTCGGCCGGGTCGGCGACGAGGAAGACCTTCAGCTCGGCGCCCGGGAAGACGACGGTGCCGATGTCGCGCCCGTCGGCCACGAGGCCGCCCGTGGCTCCGGCGCCGCGGAGCGCGTCCATCAGCCACTCGCGCACGGCGGGGACGGCGGCCATCTGCGAGACGTGGGCGTTCACCTCGTGCGAGCGGATGTCGTCCGACACGTCCCTGCCGCGCACCGTCATGCGGTAGCCGCGGTCCGCCGGGACGCCCTCGACCTCCAGCGCGTCCAGCTCGGCGTGCGTCAGGCCGTCCCAGCGCTCGGCGGGGATGCCGGCGCGGAGGGCGGCCAGGGTCAGGGCGCGGTAGAAGGCGCCCGAGTCCAGGTGCCGGTAGCCGAGCCGCGCCGCGACGGCCTTGGCGGTGGAGCTCTTGCCCGAACCCGCCGGCCCGTCGAGCGCGATGATGATCCCGTCCCTGCGCGTCATCCGCCCATCTCCCGTGCGTCGTTTCGTCCGTCCGCCGTTCCCGCATCTCCCGAAACGCGGCGCAGCAGATCCCAGAAGCCGGGGAAGCTCACGTCCGCGCATTCCGGGTTCTCGATCTCCAGCGCGTTGCCCGGGAGCGCGCCCAGCACGCCGAACGCCATGGCGATGCGGTGGTCGTGGAAGGTCGCGACCCGTCCTCGCAGAGGGGCATCCGTTCCGCTGACCACCAGGCCGTCCGGCAACTCCTCCGCCTGGACGCCGATGGCGCGCAGGTTCGAGACGATGGCGGAGATGCGGTCGCTCTCCTTGACCCGCAGCTCGCCCGCGCCGGTGATGCGCGTCTCGCCCTGCGCACGGGCGGCGAGGACGGCGAGCACGGGCACCTCGTCGATGGCCGCGGGAATCTCCCCCGCGCCGACTTCCACGCCGCGGAGCGCCGACGGGCGGATGACGAGGTCCGCGACGGGTTCGCCGCCTTCCTCGCGCTCATCCGTCCACTCGATGGATGCGCCCATGCGTGCAGCGATGCGGAAGAAGCCCGTCCGCGTCGGGTTCGCGCAGACGTGGGGGATGCGCAGCTCGCCGCCGCCCGCGAGGAGCGCCAGCGCGGCGAAGAACGCGGCGGACGACGGGTCGCGCGGCACGCGAAGGTCCAGCGGCGGGAGAGCATCGCCCGACGGTGCGACGGCGATGCGCCACCCGCCGCACGCCTGCACCGTGGCGACGTCCACTCCGAGCGAGCGCAGCATCCGCTCGGTGTGGTCGCGCGAGAGGACAGGCTCCACGACGGAGACGGAGATCCCCGCACCGACGCCCGCCAGCAGCACGGCGCTCTTGACCTGCGCGCTGGCCTTGGGCGATTCGTAGTCGATGGATGAGAGGCCGCCGCCCGTGACCTCGATGGGCAGCCGGTCCGCCTGCCCCAGCTCGCGGAAGCGCGCGCCCATCCGCGCCAGCGGCTCGGTGATGCGGCGCATGGGCCGGCCGCGGAGGGAGGGGTCGCCGGTGAGCGTCACGGCGAACGGGCGGGATGCGAGGAGGCCCGTCATCAGCCGCGCGGTCGTGCCGCTGTTGCCGCAGTCGAGCGGACCGTCGGGCGCGCGCCAGGCGTCCAGTCCGCGCCCGCGGACGCGGATCTCGCCGCCGCCCGCGGGCGGGTCGGGCACGTCGCAGCCCAGGGCGCGGAGCACGGACGCGGTGCTGCGGCAGTCCTCGCCCGGCAGCAGGCCGCGCAGCCGGCTCTGGCCGTCCGCCGCGGCGGCGAGCATGAGCGCGCGGTGCGTGATCGACTTGTCGCCGGGGACGCGCACCTCGCCCGAAACGTGTAGTGTCATGCGGCAAAGCTACCGCGCCCGCGGCGCGCCGGGCAACCCGCGCACAGGCCTCGTACCCGCGAGCTTCTCGGTGGCCGTGCATCTCCCGGCCGCGGCCGGCGGAGCCGCTCTCCGACGCCGCACGGGGACGGCGCGTGTCCAACGGAATGGACAGCCGCGGCGGCTTCCGCCGAACCGCGAAAATCCAACGCGCTCCGGCGCAACGCGTTGGCGCATTGAATACGCGGGGAGCAGCAATTGCGCTGTTCCGCGCCCGGTGACCCTCCACATACCTCGCCCGAGGACCCATGGCCGAACGCCGCAGCCCCTCCCTCCCCTTCCCCGCCCTGCTCGTCATCCTGCTCGCCTGCGCCGCGTGGCCCGTGCCCGCCGCCGCGCAACGCTCGTCCGTGACACTCGCCACCGTGGTCGACTCCGCCACCGGCCAGCCGCTCGCCGCCGCGCGCGTGACGGTGGACGGCGGACGCCCCGTGCTGACCGGCCGCGACGGGCGCGTGCTCTTCCCGCATCTCGCTCCGGGGCCGCACAACGCGACCGCGCGGTACCTCGGCTACCGCGACGGGATGAGGTCGTGGACCGAGGCGGGCGACACGGTGCGCGTGCGGTTCGCGCTGGTACCCGACCCGGTGGAGCTGCAAGCGCTGTCGGTGCAGGTGGACCGGCTGGAGGCGCGGCGGGTGGGCACCGGGATGGTGTCGCGCACGGCGAACCTGGTGGACATGCAGGGCCGCGTGGGAGACGCCGCGAAGTTCGCAGCGGATTACTTCGCCCTGCACACCGCCCGCTGCCCCCAGCCGCCCCGCCGCAGCCGCGTGGCCGGCCTCGTGGGCGCATCGGACATGCAGCCGTCCAACTGCCTGCGCGTGCGCGGCGACCTGGTGAAGCCCTGTGTGCTGATGGACGAGGCACCCATCAACGGCATGGAGGGCCTGGCGGACTTCCAGCCCGGCGACCTGTACCGAATCGAGGTCTACCAGGGCGGACGGATGATCCTGGTCTACAGCCCCGGCTTCGTGCAGAGCATGGCGCGCCGCAAGCTCGTGCCGGCGCCGGCGGACGGCCTCTACAACGCCTACTGCCGCGCCACGTCCGGCACTCCGGGGCTCTGAGCCGATGCGCATCCATCTACCGTCGAACGGCTCGGTGCGGGCCGACGTGAAGCTGGCGTTCCCGCCGCGACGCCGGTCGCGCACCCTGGCCGCATCAGCCGTTCTTGCCTGCGCCGTCCTCGCGCATCCCGCCGCCGCCCAGCAGCGCTCCGTGGCGGTGGGCACCGCCGTCGACTCCGCCAGCGGGCTGCCGGTGCGCGCGGCGCGGGTGACGGTGGACGGCGTGGCCCGTGGCGCGACGAAGGAGGACGGCACGTTCGTCCTCTCCCGCCTGGTCCCCGGCGTGCACTACGCGGCCGTGCAGCGGCTGGGCTACGAGGACGCGTTCGTGACCTTCACCGCGGCGGGCGACACCACGCGGCTCACGGTGCGCCTCGTGCCCGAGCCGCTGCGGCTGGCCGCGCTCACGGCCGTGGCGGACCGGCTGGAGCGGCGGCGGCTCAGCTCGGGCTTCCCGTCTCAGCGGGCCGACGCGGAGGACCTGGCGGGTCGCGTGGGCAACGCGACTCAGTTCGTGTTCGACCACTTCGGGATGGCGCCCGCGTTCTGCCCCCAGCCCGCGCGGCGCGGCCGGGGCTTCTCCAGCATGGGCGCCATGAACTGCCTGCGGTCGCGGGGAGACGTCATGTCTCCGTGCGTGCTGCTGAACGAGATGCCCATCCAGGGGTTGGCCCAGCTGGCGGGCTACCAGCCCTCGGACCTGTACCGGATCGAGGTCTACAAGCACGGCAGCATCATCATGGCCTACACGCCGGAGTTCGTGGAGTCGATGGCGAAGCGAAAGCTGGTGCCCACGCCCGTGGAGGCGCTGGACAACGCCTACTGCCGAGGAACCGCCGGCTCGCCGGGCTCCTGACGCACGGGCACTCGGCGTTCGCCGGGCAGGACGGTAGATGCGATGCGCAGGTTCGTTCCGGCAGCGAGGCGGGCGATGTAAGATGGGAGATGCCCGGCCGGCGGCGGACCTCCCGCCGCTCGATGCGCCGAGCCCCACGTCCGCCGCCGGGGGATACGATGCGACCGATGATCCGTCTGCCGATGCGCTGCGGGAATGCGCCGGGGCTCGCCCTGGCCGCCGCGATGCTGGCGTGGGGCGCGCCGGCGGCGGCGGCCCAGCGCGGGGTGGTCGCGGGGACGGTGGTGGACTCGGCCACGGGGCAGCCGCTGCATCCCGCACACGTCACTCTGGACGGGAGCGGGCGATGGACGGCGACGGACCGCGCCGGGCGCTTCGTGCTCTCCGGCGTGGCGGCGGGGACGCACCGGGCGGCGGTGGAGATGCTGGGCTACGCGGAAGATTCGCTGACGTGGGCCGTGGGCGCGGGAGACACGCTGCGGGTGCGCG
The sequence above is a segment of the Longimicrobiaceae bacterium genome. Coding sequences within it:
- the cmk gene encoding (d)CMP kinase — translated: MTRRDGIIIALDGPAGSGKSSTAKAVAARLGYRHLDSGAFYRALTLAALRAGIPAERWDGLTHAELDALEVEGVPADRGYRMTVRGRDVSDDIRSHEVNAHVSQMAAVPAVREWLMDALRGAGATGGLVADGRDIGTVVFPGAELKVFLVADPAERARRRLRERGDAELSDDEIVAEAARLQGRDAIDSGRAVAPLLQADDAVVLDTTELTFEAQVEAVVRLARERAGD
- the aroA gene encoding 3-phosphoshikimate 1-carboxyvinyltransferase, which codes for MTLHVSGEVRVPGDKSITHRALMLAAAADGQSRLRGLLPGEDCRSTASVLRALGCDVPDPPAGGGEIRVRGRGLDAWRAPDGPLDCGNSGTTARLMTGLLASRPFAVTLTGDPSLRGRPMRRITEPLARMGARFRELGQADRLPIEVTGGGLSSIDYESPKASAQVKSAVLLAGVGAGISVSVVEPVLSRDHTERMLRSLGVDVATVQACGGWRIAVAPSGDALPPLDLRVPRDPSSAAFFAALALLAGGGELRIPHVCANPTRTGFFRIAARMGASIEWTDEREEGGEPVADLVIRPSALRGVEVGAGEIPAAIDEVPVLAVLAARAQGETRITGAGELRVKESDRISAIVSNLRAIGVQAEELPDGLVVSGTDAPLRGRVATFHDHRIAMAFGVLGALPGNALEIENPECADVSFPGFWDLLRRVSGDAGTADGRNDAREMGG
- a CDS encoding carboxypeptidase-like regulatory domain-containing protein; the protein is MAERRSPSLPFPALLVILLACAAWPVPAAAQRSSVTLATVVDSATGQPLAAARVTVDGGRPVLTGRDGRVLFPHLAPGPHNATARYLGYRDGMRSWTEAGDTVRVRFALVPDPVELQALSVQVDRLEARRVGTGMVSRTANLVDMQGRVGDAAKFAADYFALHTARCPQPPRRSRVAGLVGASDMQPSNCLRVRGDLVKPCVLMDEAPINGMEGLADFQPGDLYRIEVYQGGRMILVYSPGFVQSMARRKLVPAPADGLYNAYCRATSGTPGL
- a CDS encoding carboxypeptidase-like regulatory domain-containing protein; this translates as MRIHLPSNGSVRADVKLAFPPRRRSRTLAASAVLACAVLAHPAAAQQRSVAVGTAVDSASGLPVRAARVTVDGVARGATKEDGTFVLSRLVPGVHYAAVQRLGYEDAFVTFTAAGDTTRLTVRLVPEPLRLAALTAVADRLERRRLSSGFPSQRADAEDLAGRVGNATQFVFDHFGMAPAFCPQPARRGRGFSSMGAMNCLRSRGDVMSPCVLLNEMPIQGLAQLAGYQPSDLYRIEVYKHGSIIMAYTPEFVESMAKRKLVPTPVEALDNAYCRGTAGSPGS